One genomic region from Rosa rugosa chromosome 1, drRosRugo1.1, whole genome shotgun sequence encodes:
- the LOC133724799 gene encoding THO complex subunit 4B-like produces MQGQPGPRRIELPLALSQAMNSEGSTKLYISNLDYDVTNRDIELLFSEVGELERHSIHYDKSGRSKGTAEVVYKHYSDALAAIERYNNQHLDGKKVEIKLVGLNVVSPVPLLLPPNTNFMQEHPTPVFQRLGRAGSRGSFHGHGGVGLERGCGQVRNGGPKVTTESQQWKNVTAEN; encoded by the exons ATGCAAGGACAGCCTGGACCCAGAAGGATTGAGCTGCCATTGGCTTTGAGCCAAGCGATGAACAGTGAGGGAAGCACCAAGCTTTATATATCTAACTTGGACTATGATGTTACCAATCGAGATATAGAG TTGCTCTTCTCTGAGGTTGGCGAATTGGAAAGGCACTCAATCCATTATGATAAAAGTGGAAGATCTAAG GGAACAGCTGAAGTTGTCTATAAGCACTATTCAGATGCTCTAGCAGCAATCGAGAGATACAACAATCAGCATCTTGATGGAAAGAAAGTGGAAATTAAGCTTGTGGGACTCAATGTTGTTTCTCCTGTTCCTCTGCTTCTGCCTCCAAATACAAATTTCATGCAAGAACATCCAACTCCCGTCTTCCAGAG GCTAGGAAGAGCTGGTTCAAGGGGATCGTTTCATGGTCATGGTGGTGTTGGACTTGAAAGAGGCTGTGGACAGGTGAGAAATGGTGGTCCGAAGGTTACTACAGAATCTCAGCAATGGAAGAATGTGACTGCAGAAAATTAG